In a single window of the Elaeis guineensis isolate ETL-2024a chromosome 6, EG11, whole genome shotgun sequence genome:
- the LOC140858668 gene encoding uncharacterized protein, translated as MKETIRCCISCILPCGALDVVRIVHADGRVEEIGGTVSAGEIMQAYPKHVIRKPPSAVSDDGVVPKAVILPPNAKLQKGKIYLLVPVSSAPEKARSGSTTRRRRKKREGERNGVLTDKTRLLVNERYLSEILSEKVSTQRDRRRGRVGVWRPHLESISESNDF; from the coding sequence ATGAAGGAGACCATAAGGTGCTGCATCTCGTGCATCCTGCCATGCGGCGCGCTCGACGTGGTCCGCATCGTGCACGCCGACGGGCGGGTCGAGGAGATCGGCGGCACGGTGAGCGCCGGAGAGATCATGCAGGCATACCCTAAGCACGTCATCCGAAAGCCACCCTCGGCCGTCTCGGATGATGGTGTCGTCCCCAAGGCGGTGATACTGCCACCAAATGCCAAGCTCCAGAAAGGGAAGATATATCTCCTCGTGCCGGTGTCGTCGGCACCGGAGAAGGCCCGGTCGGGGAGTacgacgaggaggaggaggaagaagagagaaggggAGAGAAATGGGGTGTTGACCGATAAGACGAGGCTTCTCGTCAACGAGCGCTACTTGTCGGAGATCTTGTCGGAGAAGGTGTCGACGCAGAGGGATAGGCGGCGGGGGAGGGTCGGGGTGTGGCGGCCGCATTTGGAGAGCATCTCGGAATCAAATGATTTCTAa